One Pichia kudriavzevii chromosome 3, complete sequence genomic window carries:
- a CDS encoding uncharacterized protein (PKUD0C00530; similar to Saccharomyces cerevisiae YLR003C (CMS1); ancestral locus Anc_5.228) has protein sequence MRSKKKNCFFLYFPIFFVSLDSCLLPILLKCATMTADKRREENVEDLDDGLAIDYELSDNEEGIEIESEIKEPSAADKTDIEGAFDSEVEEEAKEGTDVVVSVGKKRKGPSEEKKSKKKQKMEFEKESKKSLSVEKNDIIVEKLNSKVREVYPQLSPLELTEYYLQGKNVIDSSDFSMEKNLENLSKYIEMYMKDLIPSIKEFKRLRNKIKKFETKKKFNKKFNKTVEIPKRKFILILSISAIRACDVHRATRDLEGGSIKLIAKNPIGNDLKMLKTTWSRILNATPGRIEKLLDISKQDKEKNFESTLALAADEIDTVILDNYVDPKLRSVVDDRETFDLLKILKEANPKLKVYVY, from the coding sequence ATGCggtcaaaaaaaaaaaattgtttttttctctactttccaattttttttgtttcactAGATAGCTGTCTTCTCCCAATCCTGCTGAAGTGTGCAACAATGACTGCTGacaaaagaagagaggAAAATGTCGAGGATTTAGACGATGGGCTTGCCATTGACTACGAGTTAAGCGACAATGAGGAAGGCATCGAAATCGAGTCTGAGATAAAGGAACCATCTGCTGCAGATAAGACCGATATCGAGGGAGCATTTGATAGCgaagttgaagaggaagcCAAGGAAGGTACCGATGTGGTTGTAAGTGTTGGCAAGAAGAGGAAAGGTCCAAGTGAAGAGAAGAAAtcgaagaagaagcaaaagatGGAGTTTGAAAAGGAGTCCAAGAAGTCATTAAGTGTTGAGAAGAATGATATTATCGTTGAGAAGCTCAATTCCAAGGTCCGGGAAGTGTATCCGCAACTGTCGCCATTGGAGCTAACGGAATACTACTTGCAGGGGAAAAATGTTATTGATAGCagtgatttttcaatggagAAGAACCTCGAGAACCTCTCCAAGTACATTGAGATGTACATGAAGGATTTGATTCCAAGCATCAAGGAGTTCAAGAGGCTGAGAAACAAGATCAAGAAGTTTgagacgaagaagaagttcaaCAAGAAGTTCAACAAAACCGTTGAGATTCCAAAGAGGAAGTTTATACTAATATTGTCCATCTCTGCGATTCGGGCTTGCGATGTTCACAGGGCCACAAGGGACTTGGAAGGTGGGTCGATCAAATTGATTGCCAAAAACCCGATTGGAAACGacttgaagatgttgaaaacaaCCTGGAGCAGGATCTTGAATGCCACTCCTGGGAGGATCGAGAAGTTGCTAGATATAAGCAAACAGGACAAGGAGAAGAATTTTGAGAGCACGCTAGCCCTTGCTGCGGATGAGATTGACACTGTTATTCTGGACAACTATGTCGATCCCAAGCTACGTAGCGTG
- a CDS encoding uncharacterized protein (PKUD0C00520): MNLQLQYLKKINNINYFTVFSKPIFELLAQRMSLNATPQRKMELEQAPSRPMTPRSPRSPHSPYTSRSPHTPRKSLTPLTKHALQMSTTPTRNRLLLTPTKNKQRQIYDPLTDLQILGKLFHAQTSIKKKQKPNPARETSPTAKVGLEQDQEIVSGNDRTQSTFSSPSKPQTFAPFSSPTPQIPLNSTIPSFVNKDVRNFGRYFGETSSLHNTSSLQDSVEHSSSMVVDDTLPITQSQSQSQQVQTPDRDVSRRNTTFESYADTSIAVPEAILRDGSGILGMSDSEDDRQEGDVSIGQQVDGDIPALGEYPDFADLTNEEIEDYKANLSIIQASSDESDEDVEAGDLSLVRDYYEHKETQRKRRRSFNTTHTPQKPPLFTIRLVKKMFQTLQLPAPMNLNEDLFNELTNRFIEIELRKSMQMSKENGMNNRIVYTDLLGDDEDDESILLNAMSECDLETVKIIEGVLYSNLALRKKRHENVRVPRLSRGSIDSQSEAKWYQPNDGVASFPQTPRRDTNRDDNGKAETTESISDLGNIDSSVIEMPEQKDEGSNPFDDDKVVDLDKYSSYITLQIQQDASDSSDLEIPLAVEEEEEEEDEETDIEE, encoded by the coding sequence ATGAATCTGCAACTTCAATatctgaagaaaatcaacaacatcaactACTTTACAGTTTTTTCGAAACCGATATTTGAGCTACTTGCACAAAGGATGTCTCTTAATGCAACACCGCAGAGGAAGATGGAACTCGAGCAAGCGCCTTCTCGACCTATGACTCCAAGGTCCCCTCGGTCTCCACATTCTCCTTACACTTCTCGTTCTCCACATACACCCCGAAAATCTCTAACACCGTTAACAAAGCATGCATTGCAGATGTCCACGACACCGACACGCAACAGACTACTGCTAACGCCTACTAAGAATAAGCAAAGGCAAATATACGATCCATTGACTGATTTGCAAATTTTGGGAAAGCTGTTCCATGCACAAACAAGcatcaagaagaagcaaaaacCAAATCCTGCAAGGGAAACTTCACCTACAGCTAAGGTCGGCTTGGAACAGGACCAGGAAATTGTTTCTGGGAATGATCGTACGCAATCCACATTTTCGTCACCCTCTAAGCCTCAAACGTTTGCACCTTTCTCCTCTCCCACTCCTCAAATCCCACTAAACTCAACTATCCCTAGTTTTGTCAACAAGGATGTTAGAAACTTTGGTAGGTACTTTGGCGAAACCAGTAGTCTTCACAATACTAGCTCGCTCCAAGATTCTGTGGAGCATTCGTCATCAATGGTGGTTGACGATACATTACCTATAACGCAATCACAATCACAGTCACAACAAGTACAGACGCCTGATAGAGATGTCAGCAGAAGAAACACTACTTTTGAGTCATATGCAGATACTTCAATAGCGGTTCCGGAAGCCATATTACGTGATGGGTCTGGTATATTGGGAATGTCTGATTCCGAAGATGATAGGCAGGAAGGAGATGTTTCGATAGGTCAGCAAGTTGACGGTGACATTCCAGCGCTTGGTGAATACCCGGACTTTGCAGATTTaacaaatgaagaaattgaagattaTAAGGCCAACCTGAGTATTATACAGGCATCAAGTGATGAGTCAGATGAAGACGTAGAGGCAGGCGACCTATCATTAGTTCGTGATTATTACGAACATAAAGAAACTCAGCggaaaaggagaaggtCATTCAACACGACGCATACTCCCCAAAAACCACCACTTTTCACTATCCGTCTagtgaagaagatgtttcAAACTTTACAATTACCTGCTCCCATGAATTTAAATGAAGATTTGTTTAACGAATTGACCAATAGATTTATAGAAATCGAATTAAGAAAGAGTATGCAAATGTCCAAAGAGAATGGAATGAATAATAGAATTGTATATACAGATCTCCTTGgcgatgatgaagatgacgagAGCATTTTGCTAAATGCGATGAGTGAATGCGATTTGGAAACtgtcaaaatcattgaaggTGTATTGTATAGTAATTTAGCATTACGAAAGAAGAGACATGAGAATGTTAGAGTGCCTCGTCTTTCAAGGGGAAGCATAGACAGTCAGTCTGAAGCAAAGTGGTATCAACCTAATGACGGCGTTGCAAGCTTCCCCCAGACTCCAAGGAGGGATACAAATAGAGATGATAATGGAAAAGCAGAGACCACAGAAAGTATCAGTGATTTGGGGAATATTGATTCTAGCGTTATCGAAATGCCTGAGCAAAAAGATGAAGGCTCCAACCCTTTTGACGACGataaagttgttgatttagATAAGTACTCGTCATACATTACTCTTCAGATCCAACAAGATGCATCTGACTCAAGTGATCTCGAAATTCCATTGGCtgtagaagaagaggaggaggaggaggatgaaGAGACCGATATCGAGGAATAG